CGGCGACGGCGCCCGCGACGAACCCCGCGACGAACCCCGAGACGGCACCCGCGACGCTCGGCGGCGCGGCGACGAATCCCGCGGCGTCGTCGCCGCTCGTGGCGATCGACGTCGGGCACTCGCCGCTCGACGGCGGCGCGCGGAGCGCGCGCGGCGCGCAGGAATTCAGCTTCAATCGGCGTTTCGCGCGCGAGCTCGCGGACGCGCTGCGGCGGGACGGCGTCGTGCGCCCGCTCGTCATTCAAGCCGACCGCGGCGGGCTGATGCTCGTCGAGCGGATGCGCCTCGCGACGGCGGCGGGCGCGGCGGGCCTGCTCTCGATTCACCACGACTCGGCGCAGCTGCGCTACTTCGAGCCCTGCCGCGTGGACGGCCGGGAGACCCACTGCTGCCCGCGCTTCCGCGGCCACTCGGTCTTCGTTTCCCGACGCGGTCCGGCCGCGGAGGCGAGCCTCGCCTTCGCGCGGCGCGTCGCGGAGGAACTGCGGCGCGCGGGGTTCGTGCCGACGCTGCACCACGCCGAGCCGGTCCCGGGGGAGGGACGGACGCTTCTCGACCCCGGGCTGGGGCTCTACGCTTTCGACGACCTGCGGCTGCTGCGCGGCGCGACGATCCCGGCGGCGCTCTTGGAGTGCGGCGTCCTGGTCAATCCCGACGAAGAGCTGGAGCTGAGCGATCCGGCGCGGCGCGCGCGCTTCGCCGCGGCGGTGGCCAAGGCGATCGAAGAGACGTTCGGCGCGGGGGCGCCTGGCGTGACGGAGGGGACGAAATGACGGTCGCGGCGGGGGAGGAGATCCTCGGGTACCGGGTCGAAGGCCTGATCGGCGAAGGGGGAATGGGGGCGGTCTACAAGGCCGTGCATCCGGTCTTCGGACAGGAGGTCGCGATCAAGGTGCTCGACCCGCTGCTGGCGCGAAACGTCGAGCTGCGGGAGCGGTTCGTGCAGGAGGCGCGGATCCAGATGGGCCTGCGGCACCAGGGGATCGTGCAGGTGCTGACGGGGGAGGTGAAGGGCGAGCGGGCCGCGCTGGTGATGGAGTTCGTGGACGGCCTCTCGTTGGAGGAGGTGATCCGGCGGCGCGGGACGCTGCCGGCCGCGGAGGCGGCGGCGATCTTCGTGCAGGTGCTGGCGGCGGTCGGCCACGCGCACGAGCGCGGCGTGGTCCACCGCGACCTCAAGCCGGCCAACGTGATGGTGACGGCGGACGGGACGGCGAAGGTCACGGACTTCGGGATCGCGCGGGTGGTCGGGAATCTGCGCCTGACGCGGACCGGGACGACGATGGGCTCGCCGCACTACATGGCGCCGGAGCAGATCCTCGGAAGCAAGGAGATCGACCACCGCGCCGACATCTACGCGCTCGGCGCGGCGCTGTTCGAGGCGCTGAGCGGGCGGCCGCCGTTCGCGGAGTTCGAGCGCGCGGGCGCCGACTCGGACTTCGCGGTGAAGGAAGCGCACGTGCGCCGCGATCCACCCGACCTCTGCGCGCTGCGCCCCGACGTGCCTCCGGCGATCGCGGAGGCGGTGCGGATCGCGCTGGCGAAGGATCCGGAGGCGCGGTTTCAGAGCTGCTGGGAGTTTGCCGCCGCGCTGGAGCAGGCCGCGCAGGACCACGCGGCGACGGCTGGGGAGCTTCTCGATCAAGAGGACGCGTTCGCGGCCGAAGAGGCGGCTCTTGCCGAGGTCGATTCTCGTGAGTCCGAGGAGGCGATACAGAGAGATCTCGTGACTGACCGAATCTTCGTAGTGGCGCTCGTATTGCTGGTAGTTCTCGCCGTCATTGTGATACTGGCGGGTAGCCTCTGAATATGCGGGCGTAGGGGAGGCTGGCGCGTCACGCCGATCGTCGGACCGCGGATGATTCCATCGCGCCTGCCTCCCGACGTGATCTCCGCGCAACCTTGCCTTTGAACGTCGAAAGGCAGGGTTGCGCGGACGCCACGTCGGGAGGCAGGCGCGGAGGGAACTTGAGCGCGGGCACGATGATCGGGACGCGCCAGCCTCCCCTACGGGGATCCATGCACGCGACGACCGACGGGGGTCAGGCCTTCAGGCGGCCGTGGCGGATCGGGCGGTAGAGGAGCACGGGGCAGCGGGCGCCGCGGACGACGCGCTCGGCGACGCTGCCGAGGAGCCAGCGGGCCGGGCCGGAACGGCCGTGG
This sequence is a window from bacterium. Protein-coding genes within it:
- a CDS encoding serine/threonine protein kinase, translated to MTVAAGEEILGYRVEGLIGEGGMGAVYKAVHPVFGQEVAIKVLDPLLARNVELRERFVQEARIQMGLRHQGIVQVLTGEVKGERAALVMEFVDGLSLEEVIRRRGTLPAAEAAAIFVQVLAAVGHAHERGVVHRDLKPANVMVTADGTAKVTDFGIARVVGNLRLTRTGTTMGSPHYMAPEQILGSKEIDHRADIYALGAALFEALSGRPPFAEFERAGADSDFAVKEAHVRRDPPDLCALRPDVPPAIAEAVRIALAKDPEARFQSCWEFAAALEQAAQDHAATAGELLDQEDAFAAEEAALAEVDSRESEEAIQRDLVTDRIFVVALVLLVVLAVIVILAGSL
- a CDS encoding N-acetylmuramoyl-L-alanine amidase yields the protein MIRSFAPRFVSRFVSRFGLRFAAAALSAACAACAGTAPSPAPAAVPAAATPATRGGAATNPATAPATNPATNPETAPATLGGAATNPAASSPLVAIDVGHSPLDGGARSARGAQEFSFNRRFARELADALRRDGVVRPLVIQADRGGLMLVERMRLATAAGAAGLLSIHHDSAQLRYFEPCRVDGRETHCCPRFRGHSVFVSRRGPAAEASLAFARRVAEELRRAGFVPTLHHAEPVPGEGRTLLDPGLGLYAFDDLRLLRGATIPAALLECGVLVNPDEELELSDPARRARFAAAVAKAIEETFGAGAPGVTEGTK